Proteins from a genomic interval of Tachyglossus aculeatus isolate mTacAcu1 chromosome 8, mTacAcu1.pri, whole genome shotgun sequence:
- the HYPK gene encoding huntingtin-interacting protein K isoform X2 yields MAAEGDVELELETEPSGPERPPEKPRKHDSGAADLERVTDYAEEKEIHSSNLETGEGAGESHHQEGGSGADSE; encoded by the exons ATGGCGGCCGAGGGCGAtgtggagctggagctggagacGGAGCCGAGCGGGCCCGAGCGGCCGCCGGAGAAGCCGCGGAAGCACGACAGCGGCGCCGCAGACCTGGAGCGCGTCACGGACTACGCCGAGGAGAAGGAGATACACAGCTCCAACCTCGAGACG ggagaaggagctggcgaAAGTCACCATCAAGAAGGAGGATCTGGAGCTGATAGTGAGTGA
- the HYPK gene encoding huntingtin-interacting protein K isoform X1 has product MAAEGDVELELETEPSGPERPPEKPRKHDSGAADLERVTDYAEEKEIHSSNLETAMSVIGDRRSREQKAKQEREKELAKVTIKKEDLELIMTEMEISRAAAERSLREHMGNVVEALITLTN; this is encoded by the exons ATGGCGGCCGAGGGCGAtgtggagctggagctggagacGGAGCCGAGCGGGCCCGAGCGGCCGCCGGAGAAGCCGCGGAAGCACGACAGCGGCGCCGCAGACCTGGAGCGCGTCACGGACTACGCCGAGGAGAAGGAGATACACAGCTCCAACCTCGAGACG GCCATGTCGGTGATCGGAGACCGGAGGTCCCGGGAGCAGAAGGCCAAACAGGAGCG ggagaaggagctggcgaAAGTCACCATCAAGAAGGAGGATCTGGAGCTGATA ATGACAGAGATGGAGATCTCGCGAGCGGCAGCCGAGAGGAGCCTGCGGGAACACATGGGCAACGTGGTGGAGGCCCTCATCACCCTCACCAACTGA